In Spirosoma pollinicola, the genomic window ACACGCTTCATTATTCTTTATTCATTTTACATTATTCATTACACATAGTTATGAATCAACAGGAAATTCAAAGCGTTAAACAACGTTTCGGCATAATTGGCAACGCTCCCGGCCTCAACTACGCCATTAACGTAGCCATGCAGGTGTCGTCGACCGATTTAACCGTGCTCATAACGGGTGAAAGTGGTAGTGGTAAAGAATCATTTTCCAAGATTATCCATAGCCTAAGCGCCCGAAAACACGGTCAGTTTATTGCCATCAACTGCGGAGCCATCCCTGAAGGAACCATCGACTCAGAACTGTTCGGGCATGAAAAAGGCTCATTTACAGGCGCCGTTGATTCACGGAAAGGGTACTTTGAAACCACCAATGGCGGTACTATTTTCCTGGACGAAATTGGCGAAATGCCACTGGGCACCCAGGCTCGACTGCTTCGTGTGCTCGAAAACGGCGAGTTTATTCGGGTGGGCTCCTCGAAAACCCAGAAAACGGATGTGCGGGTGGTGGCGGCTACAAACGTCAATTTGATGGAAGCCGTTGAAAAGGGGAAATTCCGGGAAGACCTGTATTATCGGCTCAACACCGTCCCCATATTTGTCCCCCCCCTGCGCGAACGCGGCACCGACATTGAATTATTGTTTCGGAAGTTCACAACCGACTTTGCCGAGCGTTACCGCATCAAGCCCCTTCAACTGACCGATAGTGCCAAACAAGCCCTGGTTCGGTATCCATTTCCGGGAAATATCCGTCAGTTGAAAAATATTGCCGAGCAAATATCCATTCTTGAATCAGAACAGGAAAAGCCAATTGACGCCGACATACTAGCCAAATACCTGCCTCAACAGCAAGCACCCAATCGGTCGCTGGCGTTATTTCCACAGGCAAACGGCAGTTCGGGAAGCGACAATTTCTCGGAACGGGATTTACTCTACAAGGTGCTGTTTGATATGCGTCGGGATGTGAACGACCTCAAAAAACTCGTTCGGGATGTATTGCTTGGGAATGATCAGGACACGGGGCAGATTTTGCATACGCACAAAGATTTATTCGATTCTATTTCAACGGATATCGACAATCGTCCTCCCTCCGACACCAATATAACGCGACTCCTTCCGCCTGTCAATGGGACCGTGCGAACCGAAACGCATGCCGCACCACCGTCAGAAACCTACGGCAGCCACCCGCCGGTGCAAATTTATGATGATGTTGATGGCGACGTGAACGACATGACTGAGGTAGAAGATGTAACACACGAAACAGAAGAAGATGACTCGCTTTCGCTCGAACGCCAGGAGAAAGAGATGATCCTGAAAGCCCTCCGCCGTAATAACAACAAACGCAAATATGCCGCCCAGGCACTTGGCATCTCCGAACGCACGTTATACCGAAAAATTAAACAGTATGAGATTGATGAAGAATAAATTTTTAGTTAAGAATGAAGAGTTAATAGTTAAGAATAAAGAATTCACACCCGTGTTTTTTCTATTCTTCATTCTTAACTCTTCACTCATCATTCAATCCTGTGGGGTGTATTCGTTCACGGGTACAACCTTGTCGCCCGACATTAAAACGGTAACGGTAAACAACTTTACGCTGGCTACAGCTGGTGGCCCGGCCAATTTGCCTTTAACCTTCAATGAACGGCTAAAAGAATATTACCAGCGATACACAAACCTGAAGGTTGTACCAACCAATGGCGATATGGTACTGGAAGGTAATATTACAGGCTACGATCTATTGGCAGTGGCCCCAACCGCACAGGACCAGGCTGGTGTTAACCGCCTTCAAATCACGGTTCTGGCCCGTTTTTACAATAACAAAGACGAGACTAAGAACTTCGAACAATCGTTTTCGTTTTATCAGGATTTCCCCCAAGGCCAAACGCTCAGCCAGAACGAAAGTCGGTTAGTACCCAAAATTCTGGATCAGATCGTCTTGGATATTTTCAATAAAACTGCCGCCGACTGGTAAAAGATTTACGGCCTGCGGTCAATAACATACGAGCTAAAGAAGTACTTTCGCATGCTTACTCTATAGATTCTCCTATTCTGTAAAATCATCCATCGTAAATCGTAACTTGAACACGTGCTCGCCCTAGACAAAGAAACATTCTCCTATTGGGTCACTCATCCCGACGACCTCGCTCCCACTGACTTTGTGCAGTTGCAGGAAAGTCTGGAGACATATCCATACTGCCAAACGCTGCATACCCTAACGGCCAAGGCCGCGTCAGTACATCAGCGCGGTCAGTCTATTCCCATCGTTCGTCAGGCAGCAGCCCATGCACTGAGTCGCAATGCGTTGCGGAAATTAATCGATAACGAGTTCCAATGGTCAGAAAATCTACTGACCAAACTAAATGAACTATCGGCCAAACACGTCCCTATTCCCGACGATTACCAGCAGGAAAGCTACGCGCTCTTTAAATCGAAGGCTGGTTTGGGCAATGGATTTTCACAACTGCCCCTTCTTAGATTACCTGGCCAGAACATCCAGCCTGCCGATCTGGAATCAACCGAAGCTGCGGTAACAATACCAACGCCCGAAGACCCAACGTTAACCGAAAAGAACCTGCAAAACGACCTTGCACAGATCGCCGAAGCGACTCCTGCCCTACCAACCCTTTCTCCTGCCGACATCGAACGTCAGCGTCAATTAGATCTTATTGATAGTTTTATTAAGAAAGAACCCCGAATCTCGCAGGTACGGGCAAAACCCGGTGAACCGCTCAATCAGGAAGACTTAACCAAACGCACAAAGCCTGTAGGGGGTAGTTTAGTAACAGAGAGTTTCGCTAAAATTCTGGAGAAGCAGGGTAAGATCGATAAGGCTCGCGAAATCTATGAGAAACTTATGGTGAAAAACCCAGAAAAAAAGGCGTACTTTGCGGCAAAAATAAGCGAATTAACGAGGGAGGACGGAAGATCGACGGAATCGTGAAGTCACTCGCATAAGCTATAAGTCATTTACTCTTAACTGTTTAACGCACCGGCGATCCGGTGACTACTGATTTCATGATAACGGCAACTATTGTCATCATTTGTATTATCACCGTTCTTCTGATTCTTATTGTACTCGTTCAGAACTCTAAAGGTGGCGGACTGACCGGCGAATTTGGCGGCTTAGGGTCTAACCAACTTATGGGCGTTAAGAAAACCACCGATTTGCTTGAACAGATTACGTGGGGTCTTGGTATCGCTCTGATGGTATTATCTATGGCCACTTATGTTATGGTTGACCGTACACAGGCGGCAGGTATCAACAGTGCAAACGTAGATCGGGCACAGACACAAACATTACCAGGGTCAGCGGCTCCAACACCTGCGCCCAGCGCGGCCAACGGTGCAGCTCCAAGTCAGGCAGTCCCAGGGGCGCAGACCCCCGGAGCGTCAACTTCTGCTCTGACGCCACAGAAGTAAGATTTTACACCAACAAAAAAAGCCAGGACTTTGTAATCCTGGCTTTTTTTGTTGGTGTCAGGCGGCTGCCTGTGCCAGCAATTGCCGCGCAATGGGCAGTAAGGTTTCCTGAATAGGATACTCTTTCTGGCTCTCCAGCATATAGGTGGCCGGATTGGGCATATACTGATGCCGCCGGATCAAATCTAGTTTAATATTCTCGAAGGTATTTAACAAACTCTTTCGCACAGCCTCCACAAAACGCAGTTGCACCAGCCGTCCACCCGGCTCCTGATCGGAATAGAGCGTCAGACAAAAATAATACACCTGCGTTTCGGACTGATTAGTGGCATGGACAAGTAAATAGCCTTCTTCCGGGCGTAAGGGCAACAAGCCCACTGGTGCAAGTGTCAGTGATTGGGCAATATCGGCCCAGCGTTGTTGCCCTTCGGTCAACATAGACTGAAAGCGCGGCAAAGCAAATTCCATGATCGCGTCCATTTCTGTCATAAATGCCGGGTCCGTTACCTCAGATTTGTATTCGATTCGGGGTGGTGGGCCGGTAACTCGGCTCACTCGCTTGGGGAAAGCGGCATTTAACGTACCTTTGCCCCTCGA contains:
- a CDS encoding sigma-54 interaction domain-containing protein, which translates into the protein MNQQEIQSVKQRFGIIGNAPGLNYAINVAMQVSSTDLTVLITGESGSGKESFSKIIHSLSARKHGQFIAINCGAIPEGTIDSELFGHEKGSFTGAVDSRKGYFETTNGGTIFLDEIGEMPLGTQARLLRVLENGEFIRVGSSKTQKTDVRVVAATNVNLMEAVEKGKFREDLYYRLNTVPIFVPPLRERGTDIELLFRKFTTDFAERYRIKPLQLTDSAKQALVRYPFPGNIRQLKNIAEQISILESEQEKPIDADILAKYLPQQQAPNRSLALFPQANGSSGSDNFSERDLLYKVLFDMRRDVNDLKKLVRDVLLGNDQDTGQILHTHKDLFDSISTDIDNRPPSDTNITRLLPPVNGTVRTETHAAPPSETYGSHPPVQIYDDVDGDVNDMTEVEDVTHETEEDDSLSLERQEKEMILKALRRNNNKRKYAAQALGISERTLYRKIKQYEIDEE
- the lptE gene encoding LPS assembly lipoprotein LptE, which produces MKNKFLVKNEELIVKNKEFTPVFFLFFILNSSLIIQSCGVYSFTGTTLSPDIKTVTVNNFTLATAGGPANLPLTFNERLKEYYQRYTNLKVVPTNGDMVLEGNITGYDLLAVAPTAQDQAGVNRLQITVLARFYNNKDETKNFEQSFSFYQDFPQGQTLSQNESRLVPKILDQIVLDIFNKTAADW
- the secG gene encoding preprotein translocase subunit SecG, which produces MITATIVIICIITVLLILIVLVQNSKGGGLTGEFGGLGSNQLMGVKKTTDLLEQITWGLGIALMVLSMATYVMVDRTQAAGINSANVDRAQTQTLPGSAAPTPAPSAANGAAPSQAVPGAQTPGASTSALTPQK